One window of Leptotrichia sp. oral taxon 498 genomic DNA carries:
- a CDS encoding helix-turn-helix domain-containing GNAT family N-acetyltransferase — MEYEKKKIETMRNFNFYYINIIKNFYKDIVNYNFSLNEYRILNEINNLRDCTSKKICRNLYLESNFVNRTLRKFQKFNLVKKKLSLLDKRLYYFDLTKEGKNKLKNFNRMSDKKTKEIFSNLDIYDRERLVKDMSSIKMILDVNEKIDLENIFIRDTLMYGDISYLIYIYSLIYIQKYNFPLSFEANIVNSFSNFFKTYDEKSDKIWIVEYNNEIIGFSCIMVNDYKEAELRWFILHPNYRAKELEKLLLTKILEFCYKKGFEKIFTYVSDDLENEIKFYEKIGFKKTEDFKNNPLRKNIKMIKLEMEI; from the coding sequence ATGGAATACGAAAAAAAGAAAATTGAAACTATGAGAAATTTTAATTTTTATTACATCAATATTATAAAAAATTTCTATAAAGATATTGTAAATTATAATTTTTCTTTAAATGAATATCGAATATTAAATGAAATTAATAATTTAAGAGATTGTACTTCCAAAAAAATTTGCAGGAATTTATATTTGGAAAGCAATTTTGTAAACAGAACTTTGAGAAAATTTCAAAAATTTAACTTGGTTAAAAAGAAATTGTCGCTTTTAGATAAAAGGCTTTATTATTTCGATTTGACTAAAGAAGGAAAAAATAAATTAAAAAATTTTAACAGAATGTCTGACAAAAAAACTAAAGAAATATTTTCTAATTTGGATATTTATGATCGTGAAAGACTTGTAAAAGATATGTCTTCAATAAAAATGATTTTGGATGTGAACGAAAAAATTGACTTGGAAAATATTTTTATTAGAGATACTTTGATGTATGGTGATATAAGTTATCTAATTTATATTTATAGCTTAATTTACATCCAAAAGTATAATTTTCCGCTGTCGTTTGAAGCAAATATTGTTAATTCTTTTTCAAATTTTTTTAAAACTTATGATGAAAAAAGTGACAAAATCTGGATTGTCGAATATAATAACGAAATCATAGGATTTTCTTGCATTATGGTAAACGATTATAAAGAAGCCGAGCTTAGATGGTTTATTTTGCACCCAAATTACCGTGCAAAAGAATTAGAAAAATTACTTCTCACTAAGATTCTGGAATTTTGCTACAAAAAAGGATTTGAGAAAATTTTTACTTATGTTTCAGACGATTTGGAAAATGAGATAAAATTTTATGAAAAAATTGGATTTAAAAAGACAGAAGATTTTAAAAATAATCCGCTTAGAAAAAATATTAAAATGATTAAACTAGAAATGGAAATTTAG
- the pgsA gene encoding CDP-diacylglycerol--glycerol-3-phosphate 3-phosphatidyltransferase, translated as MNLPNKLATLRIILVIPFVMVLTLALKAENSVFEITMRILATIIFAAASITDYYDGKIARKYNLVTNLGKLLDPLADKILVISALVTLTKFDEISLWFVLIIIFRELLITGLRSIVAAEGVVIAAGNLGKWKTFVQMVVLVIIILFPLSFKINNILLLIPVILTVVSGAEYLLKCKKILNK; from the coding sequence ATGAATTTACCTAATAAATTAGCAACATTAAGAATTATTTTAGTTATTCCCTTTGTCATGGTTTTGACATTGGCATTAAAAGCTGAAAATTCAGTATTTGAAATAACTATGAGAATTTTGGCGACAATTATTTTTGCAGCGGCTTCTATTACAGATTACTACGATGGGAAAATTGCCAGAAAATATAATTTAGTCACAAATTTGGGAAAACTTTTGGATCCGCTTGCCGATAAAATTCTTGTAATTTCAGCTTTGGTAACACTTACAAAGTTTGACGAAATAAGTCTTTGGTTTGTACTTATAATCATTTTTAGAGAATTATTAATAACAGGGCTTCGTTCGATTGTAGCGGCGGAAGGTGTTGTAATTGCAGCGGGAAATTTAGGAAAATGGAAGACATTTGTTCAAATGGTCGTTTTGGTAATTATAATTTTATTTCCATTAAGTTTTAAAATAAATAATATATTGCTTTTAATTCCTGTTATTTTAACAGTTGTGTCAGGAGCAGAATATCTTTTGAAATGTAAAAAAATTTTAAATAAATAA
- a CDS encoding YggT family protein, which produces MNFFLIADIISVLLDIYETIIVLNVLGSWIDPFNNMAFFRIIKKISDPYLKIFKVNIFIGGRGFDFSAIIGLMVLEFIRSLFGMAF; this is translated from the coding sequence TTGAATTTTTTTCTAATTGCTGATATAATTAGCGTGTTGTTAGATATATATGAAACCATCATCGTTCTTAATGTTTTAGGCTCTTGGATTGATCCTTTTAATAATATGGCTTTTTTTAGAATTATTAAAAAAATTTCTGATCCATATCTTAAAATATTTAAGGTTAATATATTCATTGGAGGAAGAGGTTTTGATTTTTCAGCTATTATAGGATTGATGGTTTTAGAATTTATCAGAAGCCTTTTTGGTATGGCTTTTTAA
- a CDS encoding UTRA domain-containing protein, with translation MQRKYKKVYLDIKGKIIDGTFKSGEFLKSEMELAKSYSYSKDTIRKALSMLEFDGYIQKIKGKNSRVLEYGRFKNSLSNLQTSQELNKIEKIDIKTNVISLYVVQGEEEIMEIFGVDEKIDFYKVVRNRVLDGESLEYEVAYFDRRIVRFLNREIVQNSIYNYLENELQLKISHSRREIKFRNATCHEKKYLDLGDYNMVVSIENYVYLSNGTLFQYGITSYKPDKFVFSTMAKR, from the coding sequence TTGCAAAGAAAATATAAAAAAGTTTATTTGGATATAAAAGGAAAAATTATAGATGGAACTTTTAAGTCGGGAGAATTTCTGAAAAGCGAAATGGAACTTGCAAAAAGTTATTCATATTCCAAAGATACAATAAGAAAGGCACTTTCAATGCTTGAATTTGACGGTTACATTCAAAAAATAAAAGGAAAAAATTCTCGTGTTTTGGAGTATGGGCGATTTAAAAATAGTCTGTCGAATTTGCAGACTTCGCAAGAATTAAATAAAATTGAAAAAATTGACATAAAAACAAATGTTATAAGTCTTTATGTAGTACAAGGTGAAGAAGAAATTATGGAAATTTTTGGAGTGGATGAAAAAATTGATTTTTACAAGGTTGTGAGAAACAGAGTTTTAGATGGGGAATCCTTGGAGTACGAAGTTGCATATTTTGATAGGAGAATTGTGAGATTTTTAAATAGGGAAATTGTGCAAAATTCTATTTACAATTATTTAGAAAATGAATTGCAACTTAAAATTTCACATTCTAGAAGGGAGATAAAATTTCGCAATGCAACTTGCCATGAAAAAAAATATTTGGATTTAGGGGATTATAATATGGTTGTTTCAATAGAAAATTATGTTTATCTTTCAAATGGTACGTTGTTTCAATATGGCATAACTTCTTATAAACCTGATAAATTTGTATTTTCAACTATGGCAAAAAGATAG
- a CDS encoding PepSY domain-containing protein, producing MKKFLSLVIIFLSISSLNFSKPSIFNKKELAPIKVKEIVLSKIPGATFANILEFDKENDFYRGEVKYRNMTYNFKINPYNGKIIEWEENEIKIN from the coding sequence ATGAAAAAATTTTTAAGTTTAGTTATAATATTTTTATCTATTTCTTCACTAAATTTTTCAAAACCAAGTATTTTTAATAAAAAGGAACTTGCACCGATAAAAGTAAAAGAAATAGTGCTTTCAAAAATTCCAGGCGCAACATTTGCAAATATTTTGGAATTTGACAAGGAAAATGACTTTTACAGAGGTGAAGTAAAATATCGAAATATGACTTACAATTTTAAGATTAATCCTTATAATGGAAAGATTATTGAGTGGGAAGAAAATGAGATAAAGATAAATTAA
- a CDS encoding ROK family protein has protein sequence MKYYVGIDLGGTNTKLGLVDESGNIIFTTIAKTDSIEGFSETIKRLSNILKAQIETSNVSFSDVKSVGIGVPGPVLNNRIVKFWANFPWKNGVDLALEFEKNLGIPVKADNDVNVITLGEMWQGAGQGYKNVLGLAIGTGIGGGIIVDGKLISGLNGAGGEVGHIKIEHNGKLCGCGQKGCWEAYASATGIIREAQSRLAVNKQNLLYKMTKGRDLEAKDVFDAAKQGDKFSLGIVDYEAEKLALGIGNLLNILDPEIVVIGGGVALSGDFLFDKVKEKIKEVAFPSTLETLKIVTAKLGNDAGILGAAYLGMQG, from the coding sequence ATGAAATATTATGTTGGAATTGATTTAGGTGGAACTAACACAAAATTAGGTTTAGTTGATGAAAGTGGAAATATCATTTTTACCACAATTGCAAAAACAGATTCCATTGAAGGTTTCTCAGAAACAATAAAAAGACTTTCAAATATTTTAAAAGCACAAATTGAAACTAGTAATGTCAGTTTTAGTGACGTAAAATCAGTTGGAATCGGTGTTCCCGGACCCGTGTTAAACAATAGGATAGTAAAATTCTGGGCAAATTTTCCATGGAAAAACGGTGTTGACTTGGCACTTGAATTTGAAAAAAATCTTGGAATTCCAGTGAAGGCTGACAACGATGTAAATGTTATAACACTAGGTGAGATGTGGCAAGGTGCTGGACAAGGCTATAAAAATGTTTTAGGGCTAGCTATTGGAACTGGAATCGGTGGCGGAATTATCGTAGATGGCAAACTTATAAGCGGACTAAATGGTGCTGGTGGAGAAGTTGGACATATAAAAATTGAACATAATGGAAAATTATGCGGTTGCGGACAAAAAGGCTGTTGGGAAGCCTATGCTTCAGCTACGGGAATAATCCGTGAGGCTCAAAGCCGTCTTGCAGTGAATAAACAGAATCTGCTGTACAAAATGACAAAGGGAAGAGATTTAGAAGCAAAAGATGTATTTGACGCTGCAAAACAAGGTGATAAATTTTCACTTGGCATCGTCGACTATGAAGCAGAAAAATTAGCACTTGGAATTGGTAATTTATTAAATATTTTGGATCCTGAAATTGTTGTAATTGGTGGTGGAGTTGCACTTAGTGGAGATTTCTTATTCGACAAAGTTAAAGAAAAAATAAAAGAAGTGGCTTTCCCTTCAACTCTTGAAACATTGAAAATCGTTACAGCAAAACTTGGAAATGATGCTGGAATTTTAGGAGCTGCATATTTAGGAATGCAAGGATAA
- a CDS encoding S1C family serine protease, which translates to MKFKNILTSSFLAAALASGTTMAETSVLQNKQVVQNTNVSSDMYRAQDAFAAVYDKAKDSVVNIRTKSTIVVETYNPLEAFLFGTSGRRREKKETGSLGSGFIISSDGYIMTNNHVINGADEIYVKMSDGQEYLAKLVGTSPEVDIAILKVMANRTFKPLKFANSDNIKIGHWAIAFGNPLGLNSSMTVGVIGASGRSSLGIEQVENFIQTDAAINQGNSGGPLLNINGDVIGVNTAIYSTNGGSVGLSFAIPSNLASNVRDSILKSGRYERPYIGISVLDLTQEIKKQRNIPYSTGIMVQQVYSGSPAAKYGLKVGDIILEINGKTVTSAGAFIGELAAKKVGETVNLKVFSGGKEKNISMKLESFSYSNQQTNTRRR; encoded by the coding sequence ATGAAATTTAAAAATATATTAACGTCATCATTTTTAGCGGCAGCTCTTGCTAGTGGAACAACTATGGCAGAAACATCAGTTTTGCAAAATAAACAAGTTGTTCAAAATACGAATGTATCTAGTGACATGTACAGAGCGCAAGATGCATTTGCAGCTGTTTATGACAAAGCAAAAGATTCGGTTGTAAATATTAGAACAAAATCGACAATCGTGGTGGAAACTTATAATCCATTGGAAGCTTTCTTGTTTGGAACTTCAGGAAGAAGACGTGAAAAAAAAGAAACAGGAAGTTTGGGATCAGGATTTATTATTTCAAGTGATGGTTATATTATGACAAATAACCATGTTATCAATGGTGCGGATGAAATTTATGTAAAAATGTCAGATGGACAAGAATATTTGGCAAAACTTGTGGGAACTTCTCCAGAAGTTGACATCGCCATATTGAAAGTTATGGCAAATAGAACATTTAAACCGCTTAAATTTGCAAATTCAGACAATATAAAAATAGGACACTGGGCTATTGCGTTCGGAAATCCTTTAGGATTAAACAGTTCGATGACAGTTGGAGTGATTGGTGCATCTGGAAGAAGTTCACTTGGAATTGAGCAAGTCGAAAACTTTATCCAGACAGATGCTGCAATTAACCAAGGAAATAGTGGAGGTCCTCTGCTTAACATCAATGGAGATGTAATTGGAGTAAATACGGCAATTTATTCAACAAATGGTGGAAGTGTTGGACTTAGTTTTGCGATTCCATCAAACCTTGCATCAAATGTAAGAGATTCAATTCTAAAATCTGGAAGATATGAAAGACCTTATATTGGAATTTCTGTGCTAGATTTGACGCAGGAAATAAAAAAACAAAGAAATATTCCATATTCAACAGGAATCATGGTTCAGCAGGTTTATTCAGGTTCTCCGGCTGCAAAATATGGACTAAAAGTGGGGGACATCATTCTTGAAATAAATGGAAAAACAGTGACTTCTGCGGGAGCGTTTATTGGAGAATTGGCAGCTAAAAAAGTAGGAGAAACTGTAAATTTAAAAGTTTTCTCAGGTGGAAAAGAAAAAAATATATCGATGAAATTGGAATCATTTAGTTATTCTAATCAACAGACAAATACTCGAAGAAGATAA